From one Lolium rigidum isolate FL_2022 chromosome 4, APGP_CSIRO_Lrig_0.1, whole genome shotgun sequence genomic stretch:
- the LOC124647146 gene encoding GDSL esterase/lipase At1g09390-like, whose protein sequence is MLRGLAILAVVVVVLQCCELPRRTDGRCVLFNFGDSNSDTGSLPAAYGFYLGPPAGRRFFHRTTGRWSDGRLYIDFIAESLGISYLQSPYLESSGSNFTDGVNFAVAGATAASNQSAIPFPMATQVNQFLHFKNRTRDLRPLELGSMLKEEDFRGAVYSIDVGQNDITLAFLANLTLPEIVADGGPLAAVAAKVEDAVRALYGAGGRKFWVYNTGPLGCLPQTLALRQKPGDEVDPVGCLAAYNTAARALNAGLAAACRRLADEYGRGERADRATVVCTDMYAIKYDLFANHSQYGFERPLMACCGNGGPPYNYVNLKTCGQPTATACPEGERYVSWDGVHYTEDANTIVASKILSGDFSEPCAKLDALCT, encoded by the exons ATGCTTCGCGGGCTTGCGATCCTCGCGGTCGTCGTTGTCGTGCTGCAGTGCTGTGAACTCCCACGCAGGACGGACGGCAGGTGCGTCCTGTTCAACTTTGGGGACTCCAACTCCGACACGGGCTCCCTCCCCGCCGCCTATGGCTTCTACCTCGGCccgcccgccggccgccgcttctTCCACCGGACTACCGGCCGCTGGTCCGACGGCCGCCTCTACATCGACTTCATCG CCGAGAGCCTCGGGATCAGTTACCTGCAGAGCCCGTACCTGGAGTCGTCGGGCTCCAACTTCACAGATGGCGTGAATTTCGCGGTAGCCGGAGCGACGGCGGCGAGCAACCAGAGCGCCATTCCGTTCCCCATGGCCACGCAGGTGAACCAGTTCCTGCACTTCAAGAACCGGACCCGGGACCTCCGGCCGCTGGAGCTGGGATCCATGCTCAAGGAGGAGGACTTCCGGGGAGCCGTGTACTCCATCGACGTCGGCCAGAACGACATCACGCTCGCCTTCCTCGCCAACCTCACACTGCCGGAGATTGTCGCCGACGGCGGCCCGCTCGCTGCCGTTGCCGCCAAGGTAGAAGACGCCGTCCGGGCGCTGTACGGCGCCGGCGGGCGCAAGTTCTGGGTGTACAACACGGGGCCCCTAGGGTGCCTGCCGCAGACACTAGCACTGCGGCAGAAGCCCGGCGACGAGGTCGACCCCGTCGGATGCCTCGCTGCCTACAACACCGCCGCCAGGGCGCTCAACGCTGGCCTGGCCGCTGCGTGCCGCCGGCTCGCCGACGAGTACGGGAGGGGCGAGCGCGCGGACCGCGCCACCGTGGTGTGCACCGACATGTATGCCATCAAGTACGACCTGTTCGCCAATCACTCACAGTACGGCTTCGAGCGGCCGCTGATGGCGTGCTGCGGCAACGGCGGGCCGCCGTACAACTACGTGAACCTCAAGACGTGCGGGCAGCCAACGGCGACGGCGTGCCCAGAGGGGGAGAGGTACGTCAGCTGGGACGGCGTACACTATACCGAGGACGCCAACACCATTGTTGCCTCCAAGATACTCTCTGGCGACTTCTCCGAGCCGTGCGCCAAGCTCGACGCGCTCTGCACATGA